One genomic window of Luteitalea pratensis includes the following:
- a CDS encoding DUF4062 domain-containing protein: MEPLKVFVSSTWIDLIVERDAIERAARRLESIRFVGMEYFGARTATTRQASLDEVDRSHIYVGVIGHRWGSGITAEEYRRAIARGLPCLIYLKANPPAHDPQPRHEAERRAAWLRELQAAHTVVQFETAAELATRIVADLHNLIFDRLVAHGARQLHGDFDGRIQRFLEEYLGRPDAPVPFGGRNAELAQLDRWLADPRAAPYALVAGPAGRGKSALLVHWARQLTRHADLALVYFPISIRFRTNLANVAFTSIAARLATVHGEPLLAGPETPAEVWRELTAAYLRRPPPAGRRLLVILDGADESADWELGPDLFPAVPTERLRIVVSARYLAGDVDARGWIARLGWSGLRLAHPFDLPPLSARGLTDVLQKSSVPLEVLSQRADVVAELFRLTEGDPLLVNLYVSDLWARGEEVARLRPEDLGALEPGLEGYFHRWWDDQRALWGDDSPFKEPAVDGVFNALACALGPLLTAELLELLPGPRSMAVWTLDDVMSDLKRFVVGDGDTQGYALSHPRLAEYFYDRLANAGQQHDQELRYVRWCRAWLTRVADGSRPVSEVPAYLLYFTRPHFDRAACTVDDYLGMASNAWVRAWDRIDKGSYGGFLGDLRRACEIAARDDDAASGRGEPVRYLATELRGPLCTSSIASQAADMPAALLCALLECGVWTSEQAIAYATRIPDQEDRFHSVLALAAVTADADRPLALAAGLGELRALLRNEEGITILRGVLRTIANAKNLHTGPAMAGRFLEAVWRIAQHGLNGEQLDIVRAAVTEAAARCTVSPEQRAIVRAAAAAASPDTAPADVSGYADLRDAVATGSRSTAAERLSMLQRAIGDGTRSDTNGLREAALYAAAQVLGSAIVAGSDLGPDGFTLLCRAWQALPRTRADASRAELVPYLAAPQLELLTMAARRLPPPERLHELRAILHDASPSAKRLVAAAMHAEELLADPGDDRWRSDLEWASATSEHEARIWFEKQAARLRFLRDECLALCAALVRSRPEPALQSFVAERALAVIAEKSVGESASAAMAALVDLLQPEGSGDSFEEWRPAAIDGGSSTSQIRLMLIAAKVDRASLWSTARRLAERFAQSPRHRQPGWTHRIAIVGQLMALDLGAEATGATSADRPEAIARSALAATAPPSLSASLRVLVDGIDGVEPSILRDAVPLVLAAEDRWGEAGSPYVRLRSSELVDALTLLPCSKLWPPHADTAAAIPQLARVLWGHGDVDQSTREQLLDSASMPDISREGIFAAALRAPLQDLEIPLRVARLARPSDELMTMALAAVCDAKDIRPTLRVDCLVALLPVVREQTLVRWLEAASTLNAIEQGTFRLMAFGPDASAHFGPVLDAVARLGSAQQRERWLSELTAWYRTWRIDDAIALAGKLPDPGARLDRWFALIGQLPPDGRLGLLGHALRLSAEIDAPAMGRRLVQMAVDLMPTSQSVLGDATAAAIAIRDRNLRSDALAALARVLPTEQTTTAVAAARRIDDVAPRMRAVRALAEFCPSGAAHAVNHLLAAGRSLPTSSVQAAASIYVSPLLAPPDRWIVLARAFDSPIDGRTGFEWPELFESLAVAMVDAPARVMASALKWLGIRPPSADRTRALLRLSPALPRHLQLPAAVLIAADVDRDALASASLPWSPPELNAARELARLPAETRKWLDDIAAQQRRAREAFLDAGGLDASMAAQVERVLQSADNDVARHASVCRLALERDLSPAAVRLLAETAGQIGDAVLRRSAIRSLAVFAPAGSLVRAVAAVAAVEAAADRGRLQIRLAERQSGRSRDKTFELALASIAAEPDPLRRVAAAVACGVAAPSYLLDVLNIVGQAAEVDLRFQALRELIPRLPDTAAAAVVARVTGMLPTEYCVRVLCDVAADERAAIGAPVLNVADGLLSAASRGRLLAAWAPFLNDGLQSHAVGLLEGITTDFAWLEALSALVARWPALLTPVRAERAAEMLIEIAEDEVTFAWLRTAAAAWPASAIRSYVDAIRTLRHDSLRCEAIGWATSSRARLPLQELVALARAITDPSCRSIALGQAAVASVPVDELLLQEALRDARRTGHHALRVGATVSMVEYAASVPAPLVDTLVEESVQQPIHAMQAFRKLAHKLDANQAIALLRALPPNGNRAECAERVLLVESLAPQLLPRHLAALLDDLPGSTRPRQITELLTSIAPFIVDEESRSSALAVALGLGRGTWGAHALLAIADRLDPPREREVLAALLETPLETERWRRLTLVRSKLDAAVLEAWQRAADSIRADIRNGWPDAAQGISAKDDRTAPGLSRDPAIADRLIESLLDELKPAVRAAYSSDKRPPIRVTQAGSTVGELWRRLDRLDSEHDRFDEIVRQSQALNSSDCAALLARLADYLTPERHDLVVPVLVAGLRDRDRQELARLLERIDTPVRVGALLRRCHSHLGADMRPHLLPVFRTALHAHARSHRADALVIVEAWAPAVTLLGGDAAAVDVIGAITDVAEQWP, translated from the coding sequence ATGGAACCACTGAAGGTATTCGTCAGCTCCACCTGGATCGATCTCATTGTCGAGCGCGACGCGATCGAACGGGCCGCGAGACGGCTAGAGTCTATCCGCTTCGTCGGGATGGAGTACTTCGGGGCCCGGACGGCGACGACGCGGCAGGCATCGCTGGATGAAGTCGACCGTTCCCACATCTACGTCGGCGTCATCGGCCATCGTTGGGGTTCCGGCATCACCGCAGAGGAGTACCGCCGCGCGATCGCGCGCGGTCTGCCGTGCCTGATCTACCTGAAGGCGAACCCGCCAGCGCACGATCCGCAGCCCCGTCACGAGGCGGAGCGCCGCGCCGCATGGTTACGCGAGCTGCAGGCGGCCCATACAGTCGTCCAGTTCGAGACTGCAGCCGAACTTGCGACGCGCATCGTCGCCGACCTGCACAACCTCATATTCGACCGGCTGGTCGCGCACGGCGCGCGGCAGCTCCACGGTGACTTCGACGGCCGAATCCAGCGATTCCTCGAGGAATACCTCGGGAGGCCCGACGCGCCAGTGCCATTTGGCGGTCGCAATGCAGAGCTCGCGCAATTGGATCGGTGGTTGGCCGATCCACGCGCCGCACCCTATGCCCTCGTCGCAGGACCAGCGGGCCGTGGCAAATCCGCGCTGCTCGTGCACTGGGCGAGGCAGCTGACGCGGCACGCGGACCTGGCGCTCGTCTACTTTCCGATCAGCATCCGCTTTCGGACGAATCTGGCAAACGTGGCGTTCACCTCGATCGCGGCGCGACTCGCGACCGTCCATGGAGAACCACTGCTCGCGGGACCGGAAACGCCAGCCGAAGTGTGGAGGGAATTGACGGCGGCGTACCTGCGGCGTCCCCCGCCAGCAGGGCGCCGTCTTCTGGTCATCCTCGATGGTGCCGACGAAAGCGCGGATTGGGAGCTCGGGCCGGATCTCTTTCCGGCTGTGCCTACCGAGCGTCTGCGTATCGTCGTTTCAGCGCGGTATCTGGCCGGTGACGTGGACGCGCGCGGCTGGATTGCACGGCTGGGATGGAGTGGTTTGCGCCTGGCACATCCATTCGATCTGCCGCCTCTCAGCGCACGCGGTCTGACCGACGTGCTACAGAAATCGAGTGTGCCGCTGGAGGTACTGAGCCAACGCGCCGACGTCGTGGCGGAGCTATTCCGCCTGACAGAAGGGGATCCGCTGCTCGTAAATCTCTACGTCTCGGATTTGTGGGCACGCGGCGAGGAAGTCGCACGTCTTCGGCCCGAGGACCTCGGCGCGCTCGAACCCGGGCTCGAGGGTTACTTTCATCGGTGGTGGGATGACCAGCGCGCGCTCTGGGGCGATGATTCGCCGTTCAAGGAACCGGCTGTCGATGGCGTCTTCAACGCGCTCGCCTGTGCGCTCGGACCGTTGCTGACCGCCGAACTGCTCGAACTGCTTCCCGGCCCGCGTTCGATGGCGGTGTGGACGCTCGACGATGTGATGAGCGACTTGAAGCGGTTCGTCGTCGGCGACGGCGACACCCAGGGATACGCGCTCAGTCATCCACGACTTGCCGAGTACTTCTACGATCGACTCGCCAACGCCGGCCAGCAACACGATCAGGAACTGCGCTACGTGCGCTGGTGCCGGGCATGGCTCACGCGAGTTGCCGATGGCAGCCGGCCGGTCAGCGAGGTCCCCGCCTATCTGCTGTATTTCACGCGGCCGCACTTCGACCGTGCCGCCTGCACTGTTGACGACTACCTGGGCATGGCCAGTAATGCGTGGGTCCGCGCGTGGGACCGGATCGACAAGGGAAGCTACGGCGGATTCCTTGGTGACCTGCGCAGGGCATGCGAGATCGCTGCCCGAGACGACGACGCGGCGAGCGGCCGCGGTGAGCCCGTGCGCTATCTGGCGACGGAACTTCGCGGCCCGTTGTGCACCTCGAGCATCGCCAGTCAAGCCGCTGACATGCCGGCGGCACTCTTGTGCGCCTTGCTGGAGTGCGGTGTCTGGACCTCGGAGCAGGCAATCGCATACGCCACGAGAATCCCTGATCAGGAAGATCGCTTCCATTCGGTCCTGGCGCTGGCTGCGGTCACTGCCGACGCGGACCGTCCGCTCGCACTCGCGGCGGGTCTTGGCGAGTTGCGAGCGTTGCTCCGAAACGAAGAGGGAATCACGATTCTTCGCGGTGTGTTGCGGACCATAGCCAACGCCAAGAACCTTCATACTGGTCCGGCGATGGCTGGCCGCTTCCTGGAAGCGGTATGGCGCATTGCTCAGCATGGATTGAACGGCGAGCAACTCGACATCGTCCGTGCGGCAGTGACTGAGGCAGCGGCGCGGTGCACGGTGTCTCCGGAGCAGCGAGCCATCGTTCGTGCGGCAGCGGCGGCCGCGTCCCCCGACACGGCGCCTGCCGATGTGAGTGGTTACGCCGACCTGCGTGATGCTGTCGCGACAGGTTCGCGATCGACGGCGGCCGAGCGCCTGTCGATGCTACAGCGCGCTATTGGCGATGGGACTCGAAGCGACACGAATGGCTTGCGGGAGGCGGCGCTGTACGCGGCAGCTCAGGTTCTGGGGTCGGCGATCGTGGCCGGGAGCGATCTCGGTCCTGACGGATTCACGCTGCTGTGCCGTGCGTGGCAAGCCTTGCCGCGCACGCGCGCAGATGCGTCGCGCGCCGAACTCGTTCCGTACCTGGCGGCGCCGCAACTGGAACTCCTGACCATGGCGGCACGCCGTCTGCCGCCTCCGGAGCGACTCCACGAACTGCGGGCGATCCTCCACGATGCGTCGCCATCGGCCAAACGTCTCGTCGCTGCGGCGATGCACGCTGAAGAATTGCTCGCAGACCCGGGAGACGATAGGTGGCGAAGCGATCTGGAGTGGGCCAGCGCAACATCGGAACACGAAGCCCGAATCTGGTTCGAGAAGCAGGCAGCGCGTTTGCGTTTCCTCCGTGACGAGTGTCTCGCATTGTGCGCGGCACTGGTTCGCTCGCGTCCCGAGCCGGCGCTGCAGTCGTTCGTCGCCGAGCGAGCACTCGCGGTCATCGCTGAGAAGAGTGTCGGTGAATCAGCATCCGCCGCCATGGCAGCCCTGGTGGATCTGCTGCAGCCCGAGGGCTCGGGTGACTCGTTCGAAGAGTGGCGGCCTGCCGCGATCGACGGAGGCTCGAGCACGTCGCAGATCCGTCTGATGCTGATCGCCGCGAAGGTCGATCGAGCGTCTTTATGGTCAACGGCGCGGCGTCTGGCCGAAAGGTTCGCGCAATCGCCTCGCCATAGACAACCCGGTTGGACGCACCGGATCGCCATCGTTGGCCAGTTGATGGCGCTGGACCTCGGGGCTGAGGCCACGGGAGCGACGTCAGCCGATCGGCCCGAGGCGATCGCGAGGTCTGCTCTCGCGGCGACAGCGCCACCGTCGCTCAGCGCGAGCCTGCGCGTGCTCGTGGACGGGATCGATGGTGTCGAGCCGTCGATCCTTCGTGACGCGGTGCCACTTGTTCTGGCCGCAGAGGATCGATGGGGCGAGGCTGGTTCGCCCTATGTACGACTTCGCTCGAGCGAACTGGTCGATGCGCTGACTCTGCTGCCATGCTCGAAATTGTGGCCGCCTCACGCCGATACTGCCGCGGCGATTCCACAGCTCGCGCGCGTACTTTGGGGGCATGGTGACGTGGATCAGTCAACTCGCGAGCAGTTGCTCGATTCGGCGTCGATGCCGGACATTTCGCGTGAGGGAATCTTTGCGGCGGCGCTTCGCGCGCCGCTGCAGGACCTCGAGATACCGCTGAGGGTTGCCAGGCTGGCGCGACCTTCGGATGAACTAATGACCATGGCCCTCGCGGCCGTTTGCGATGCGAAGGACATCAGACCGACCCTTCGCGTTGATTGCCTGGTCGCACTGCTGCCTGTCGTTCGTGAGCAGACCCTGGTGCGCTGGCTCGAAGCCGCGTCGACGCTCAACGCCATAGAGCAAGGGACGTTCCGCCTCATGGCATTTGGTCCTGACGCTTCGGCACACTTCGGCCCGGTGCTCGATGCGGTTGCCCGGCTCGGCTCGGCGCAGCAGCGCGAGCGATGGCTGAGCGAGCTCACCGCCTGGTATCGCACCTGGCGAATCGATGATGCGATTGCGCTCGCGGGGAAACTCCCCGATCCGGGCGCACGTCTGGACAGATGGTTTGCCCTGATTGGCCAGCTGCCGCCAGACGGACGCCTCGGACTTCTTGGCCACGCTTTGCGGCTGTCAGCCGAAATCGATGCACCGGCAATGGGCCGACGTCTGGTGCAGATGGCCGTGGACCTCATGCCCACGTCGCAGTCGGTGCTCGGCGACGCAACAGCTGCCGCCATAGCCATCAGGGATCGGAATCTGCGCAGCGACGCACTGGCGGCGCTGGCGCGCGTGCTACCGACAGAACAGACCACGACAGCTGTGGCCGCAGCGCGCCGGATTGATGACGTGGCTCCGCGAATGCGAGCGGTGCGCGCGCTCGCCGAATTCTGCCCGAGCGGCGCCGCCCATGCGGTCAATCACTTGCTTGCCGCTGGGCGCTCACTGCCGACTTCGAGCGTCCAGGCAGCCGCATCGATCTATGTGTCGCCACTCCTGGCGCCACCCGATCGCTGGATTGTGCTCGCACGAGCGTTCGACTCGCCTATCGATGGCCGCACCGGGTTCGAATGGCCCGAGTTGTTCGAGTCGCTCGCCGTGGCGATGGTGGACGCGCCGGCGCGGGTGATGGCATCAGCGTTGAAGTGGCTCGGTATTCGTCCCCCGTCGGCCGATCGAACGCGTGCGCTGCTGCGTTTGTCGCCAGCGCTGCCACGGCATCTGCAGCTGCCGGCAGCGGTGTTGATCGCCGCGGACGTTGACCGCGACGCGTTGGCCAGTGCCTCGTTGCCGTGGTCGCCGCCAGAGCTCAACGCTGCACGCGAGCTCGCGCGTTTGCCGGCTGAGACGAGGAAGTGGCTGGATGACATCGCAGCGCAACAGCGTCGTGCCAGGGAGGCTTTCCTCGACGCCGGCGGCCTCGACGCCTCGATGGCGGCGCAGGTCGAGCGCGTGCTGCAATCGGCCGACAACGACGTCGCGCGACACGCAAGTGTGTGCCGCCTCGCTCTCGAGCGTGATCTGTCTCCGGCGGCTGTACGCCTCCTCGCTGAAACGGCTGGGCAGATTGGAGATGCGGTTCTTCGCCGAAGTGCCATTCGCAGCCTCGCCGTGTTCGCGCCAGCGGGCTCGCTGGTTCGCGCCGTCGCCGCCGTGGCTGCGGTTGAAGCGGCGGCCGATCGCGGCAGGCTTCAGATTCGGCTCGCCGAGCGGCAGAGTGGCCGGTCCCGCGACAAGACTTTCGAACTCGCGCTGGCCTCGATCGCCGCTGAGCCCGACCCGCTGCGACGCGTGGCCGCGGCCGTCGCTTGCGGCGTGGCCGCCCCGTCATATCTGCTCGACGTATTGAACATCGTCGGTCAGGCAGCAGAGGTGGACCTTCGGTTCCAGGCCCTGCGCGAGCTGATCCCGCGGCTTCCCGACACCGCCGCTGCGGCCGTCGTTGCACGAGTCACGGGCATGCTTCCCACGGAATACTGTGTGCGGGTCCTGTGCGACGTTGCCGCGGACGAGCGCGCAGCAATTGGAGCGCCGGTGCTGAATGTCGCCGATGGCTTGTTGTCCGCGGCGTCTCGCGGGCGACTGCTCGCTGCATGGGCGCCCTTCCTGAATGACGGCCTGCAGTCTCACGCGGTTGGTTTGCTCGAGGGCATCACGACAGATTTTGCGTGGCTGGAGGCACTGTCGGCGCTGGTGGCACGCTGGCCTGCCCTACTGACTCCTGTACGGGCAGAACGCGCAGCGGAGATGCTCATCGAAATCGCGGAGGACGAGGTCACATTCGCGTGGCTGCGCACAGCAGCAGCCGCATGGCCCGCATCAGCAATCCGTTCCTACGTAGACGCGATTCGAACGCTGCGCCACGATTCGTTGCGTTGCGAGGCGATTGGCTGGGCGACTTCCAGCCGCGCCAGGTTGCCATTACAGGAATTGGTGGCGCTGGCGCGGGCAATCACGGATCCGAGCTGTCGTTCGATCGCACTCGGTCAGGCCGCTGTCGCGAGCGTACCGGTCGATGAGCTTTTGCTGCAGGAGGCGCTGCGCGATGCACGCAGGACCGGTCACCATGCTCTTCGGGTTGGCGCAACGGTCAGCATGGTCGAATACGCAGCAAGCGTGCCCGCGCCGCTCGTGGACACTCTCGTCGAAGAGAGCGTCCAACAGCCGATTCACGCGATGCAGGCGTTTCGCAAGCTGGCACACAAGCTCGATGCGAACCAGGCCATCGCGCTCCTGCGAGCGCTGCCCCCGAACGGAAATCGGGCAGAGTGCGCGGAACGTGTCCTGCTGGTAGAGAGCCTCGCGCCGCAGCTCCTCCCTCGTCACCTGGCGGCACTGCTGGACGACCTGCCCGGATCGACCCGCCCGCGGCAGATTACAGAGCTGCTCACCAGCATTGCTCCATTCATCGTCGACGAAGAATCGCGCTCGTCGGCGTTGGCGGTTGCGCTGGGCCTCGGTCGTGGCACATGGGGCGCACACGCGCTGCTGGCGATCGCCGATCGTTTGGACCCGCCACGCGAGCGCGAAGTGCTCGCCGCGCTGCTCGAGACTCCGCTGGAGACCGAGCGTTGGCGGCGGCTCACTCTTGTCCGTTCGAAGCTCGATGCGGCTGTTCTCGAGGCATGGCAGCGTGCCGCAGACAGCATCCGTGCCGACATTCGGAACGGGTGGCCGGACGCAGCACAAGGCATCTCCGCGAAAGACGATCGAACCGCTCCCGGCCTTTCTCGGGATCCTGCTATCGCCGATCGTTTGATCGAGTCGCTCCTCGACGAGCTGAAGCCCGCGGTCCGCGCTGCGTATTCGTCAGACAAGCGACCTCCGATTCGCGTGACACAAGCAGGATCGACTGTCGGGGAGCTATGGCGGAGACTCGACCGGCTGGACTCTGAACACGATCGCTTCGATGAGATCGTGCGACAGTCGCAGGCGCTCAACAGCAGCGACTGCGCCGCGCTCCTGGCACGCTTGGCGGACTACCTGACGCCGGAGCGCCATGACCTCGTCGTTCCGGTTCTCGTCGCGGGTCTGCGGGATCGGGATCGCCAGGAGTTGGCTCGGTTATTGGAGCGGATCGACACGCCTGTGCGCGTTGGAGCGCTTCTTCGCAGGTGCCATTCGCACTTGGGTGCCGACATGCGCCCACACCTTCTGCCGGTATTTCGCACCGCGCTTCATGCTCACGCCCGCAGCCATCGCGCTGATGCGCTGGTGATAGTGGAGGCGTGGGCACCGGCGGTCACGCTGCTTGGCGGCGACGCGGCGGCGGTGGATGTCATCGGCGCGATAACGGATGTCGCCGAGCAGTGGCCATGA
- a CDS encoding ImpA family type VI secretion system protein: MQLPDLDALLVPVSADEPCGPNLEYAPLFAELEAAIAGRPERQFGNFIEPAQGPDWARVQELAAKLLSQTKDLRVAIAWTRALTVTHGLDGAAAGLQLIARLLTTWPRDVYPVVEPDEDRPPLRWFVLANLAAPRGLLHDLHGTKSGAEASIGAEWARIDEALITIREVLWDTAPGNALPELWSSIGVDGAVDSGAMRPWPEGEPVAADATVWSKDQQGLLESICDLIERAGFDAASVCRRAHRISVSRYLDLAADVAPPSREHAASSRQPRGSDQARRSDGRGQS, encoded by the coding sequence ATGCAACTACCCGATCTCGATGCGCTGCTCGTACCGGTTTCCGCGGACGAACCCTGCGGTCCGAACCTCGAATACGCGCCCTTGTTCGCGGAACTCGAAGCCGCCATCGCCGGCCGGCCCGAACGGCAGTTCGGGAACTTCATCGAGCCGGCGCAAGGTCCCGACTGGGCGCGTGTGCAGGAACTGGCGGCGAAGCTCCTTTCACAAACAAAAGATCTGCGTGTGGCGATTGCATGGACTCGGGCGCTGACGGTCACCCATGGCCTGGACGGCGCAGCAGCCGGCCTTCAATTGATCGCGCGCCTGTTGACGACGTGGCCGCGCGACGTTTACCCGGTGGTCGAACCCGATGAAGACCGACCTCCCCTGAGGTGGTTTGTTCTGGCCAACCTGGCTGCGCCACGCGGACTCCTGCACGATCTTCACGGGACGAAGTCTGGCGCCGAGGCGTCGATAGGCGCAGAGTGGGCGCGGATAGACGAAGCCTTGATCACCATTCGCGAGGTGCTGTGGGACACGGCCCCCGGTAACGCCCTGCCGGAATTGTGGAGTTCCATCGGCGTCGATGGGGCCGTCGATTCTGGCGCCATGCGGCCATGGCCAGAAGGCGAACCGGTTGCCGCCGACGCGACAGTCTGGTCGAAGGACCAGCAGGGGTTGCTCGAGTCGATTTGTGATCTGATCGAGCGCGCTGGTTTCGACGCGGCGTCGGTCTGTCGCCGTGCGCACCGTATCAGCGTCAGCCGGTACCTGGATCTCGCTGCAGACGTAGCGCCACCGAGCCGCGAGCACGCCGCGTCATCCCGGCAGCCGCGCGGTTCCGACCAGGCTCGTCGGTCAGACGGACGCGGACAGTCGTGA
- the tssC gene encoding type VI secretion system contractile sheath large subunit gives MKHTSIPRTPSRIAMHYEVDVNGATRRVELPFVLGVMADLSGQPDQQLEPLDAREFVPVDADTFDTLLAAARPRVMFQVPNHLVDDGSDSSIELTFGCLDDFAPGRVAHRITALHHLLERRSNGGEAAARQIDALVDKQLSAIVHHPSFQRLEATWRSLHRLVTQTEIDDDLKIAVLNVTKLEVGKTLKRYKGAGWDRSPIFKRIHDERYGAAGGEPFACLLLDYEFDHGPADVEMLTQLSKIGAAASVPFLGAAAPRLFSLDSWLELSQPIYLAKIFASPEYAAWRSLREAEDARYLVLTLPRCVVRSRYERRSSVADEYDFHEDAGDGHAGILWGNAAYLFAENILRSFRIHGWPTRINGLQTGGAVEGLPPVSVPRPTGPGHTMVVTETMVPDRREGELAQCGLTALVARGESGLAEFVSAVTLSKPMQHLDSDATANAILASRLASVLSIGRVAHYIRAMARDVSSLGDRATVQAWFEKWIADYVDPSPASPGGLFALPRPLAAAEVTVEDVDGGGHTVKFFCRPNF, from the coding sequence GTGAAGCACACATCGATACCGCGAACGCCCTCGCGCATCGCCATGCACTACGAGGTGGACGTCAATGGCGCCACCCGACGTGTTGAGCTTCCCTTCGTGCTGGGTGTCATGGCCGACCTGTCCGGTCAGCCTGACCAGCAGCTCGAACCGCTGGACGCTCGCGAATTCGTGCCGGTCGACGCCGACACCTTCGACACGCTGCTGGCGGCGGCCCGACCGCGCGTGATGTTTCAGGTCCCGAACCATCTCGTTGACGATGGCTCCGATTCGTCGATTGAACTGACTTTCGGGTGTCTCGACGATTTCGCGCCCGGGCGTGTAGCGCATCGCATCACGGCGTTGCACCATCTGCTCGAGCGCCGGAGCAACGGCGGCGAAGCAGCGGCACGCCAGATCGACGCGCTCGTTGACAAGCAGCTGAGCGCGATTGTTCATCACCCTTCCTTTCAACGGCTCGAAGCGACGTGGCGCAGCCTGCACCGTCTCGTGACGCAGACCGAAATCGATGACGACCTGAAGATCGCAGTGCTGAACGTCACGAAGCTGGAGGTCGGAAAGACCCTCAAACGATACAAGGGGGCTGGATGGGATCGGAGCCCGATCTTCAAGAGGATTCACGACGAGCGCTATGGCGCCGCGGGCGGAGAACCGTTCGCGTGTCTGCTGCTCGACTACGAGTTCGACCATGGTCCGGCCGACGTGGAAATGCTCACGCAGTTGTCGAAGATCGGTGCGGCGGCATCTGTGCCGTTCCTGGGCGCGGCCGCGCCAAGGTTATTCAGCCTCGACTCGTGGCTGGAGCTGTCGCAACCGATTTACCTGGCAAAGATCTTCGCCTCGCCTGAGTACGCGGCGTGGCGATCGCTGCGAGAGGCCGAGGATGCCCGTTACCTTGTACTGACCTTGCCGCGATGCGTGGTCCGGTCCCGTTACGAACGACGAAGCAGCGTCGCTGACGAGTACGACTTTCACGAGGACGCCGGAGACGGCCACGCCGGGATCCTGTGGGGCAACGCCGCCTATCTGTTCGCCGAAAACATCCTGCGTTCCTTTCGAATCCACGGCTGGCCGACACGGATCAACGGCTTGCAGACGGGAGGGGCCGTCGAGGGGTTGCCGCCGGTATCTGTGCCGAGACCGACCGGGCCTGGGCACACGATGGTCGTCACCGAAACGATGGTGCCCGACCGTCGTGAAGGCGAACTGGCGCAGTGCGGCTTGACCGCGCTGGTTGCGCGCGGCGAGTCTGGTCTCGCGGAATTCGTCAGCGCCGTCACCCTCAGCAAGCCGATGCAGCACCTCGACTCCGACGCGACCGCGAATGCGATACTCGCGTCTCGACTCGCCTCTGTCCTGTCCATCGGCCGCGTCGCACACTACATCAGAGCCATGGCGAGAGATGTGTCGTCGCTTGGTGACCGCGCGACCGTGCAGGCATGGTTCGAGAAATGGATTGCCGACTATGTCGATCCGAGCCCAGCCTCGCCGGGCGGACTCTTCGCGTTGCCCAGGCCTCTGGCCGCCGCCGAGGTCACGGTCGAGGATGTCGACGGCGGCGGACACACGGTCAAGTTCTTCTGCCGTCCGAACTTCTGA